From Candidatus Bathyarchaeota archaeon, one genomic window encodes:
- the aroC gene encoding chorismate synthase, which yields MSSNSFGKLFVITSFGESHGKCVGVVVDGCPAGLRLTEADIQAELDKRRPGIGDVTTGRIEEDRVEILSGVFNEHTSGAPICMLIWNRNLDSSFYEQIRYKPRPGHADYPAYIKYGGFNDYRGGGRFSGRITASLVMAGAIAKKLLKQFDVEVVAHAIEIGEVKLNRKVTITEIRKNVYRNNVRCADLKLAPLMEEQILKAKEAKDSVGGIVECLALNLPVGLGEPFFDSLDADIAKILFDIPAVKGVEFGIGFQAAHLKGSENNDQYIISKGKISLKTNNSGGILGGLSTGMPLIVKAAFKPTPSIGKPQKTVNLQTMKESTLEIEGRYDPCIVPRAVPVVESATAIVLVDHMLRSRLIPPVLKKSR from the coding sequence ATGTCAAGTAACTCGTTTGGAAAACTGTTTGTTATAACGTCGTTTGGTGAAAGTCATGGAAAATGCGTGGGCGTAGTTGTAGACGGATGCCCTGCTGGACTTCGTTTAACTGAGGCTGATATCCAAGCTGAATTGGATAAGAGAAGACCTGGCATCGGCGACGTAACCACAGGCCGCATAGAGGAAGATAGGGTTGAAATTCTCTCCGGAGTGTTTAATGAGCACACCTCCGGCGCTCCGATTTGTATGTTAATTTGGAATCGAAACCTAGATTCAAGCTTCTATGAGCAAATTCGATACAAACCACGTCCCGGACATGCTGATTACCCCGCGTACATAAAATATGGAGGATTTAACGACTATCGGGGAGGCGGAAGATTTTCAGGCCGCATTACCGCATCACTGGTAATGGCCGGCGCGATCGCCAAGAAATTGCTTAAGCAGTTCGACGTGGAAGTAGTAGCCCATGCAATTGAAATTGGAGAAGTAAAACTTAACCGAAAAGTGACTATAACGGAAATCCGCAAAAACGTGTACCGTAATAACGTTCGATGCGCTGACCTTAAACTCGCACCGCTTATGGAAGAACAAATTCTTAAGGCGAAGGAAGCAAAAGACAGCGTCGGTGGAATAGTAGAATGTTTAGCCCTTAACCTCCCAGTCGGTTTAGGTGAGCCGTTCTTTGATTCACTTGACGCGGATATTGCAAAGATTTTATTTGACATCCCGGCAGTAAAGGGGGTTGAATTTGGAATAGGCTTTCAAGCCGCCCACTTAAAGGGATCCGAGAATAATGACCAATACATTATCTCAAAGGGCAAAATTTCTCTTAAAACAAATAATTCCGGCGGAATACTCGGTGGACTCTCAACAGGCATGCCATTAATCGTTAAAGCCGCCTTTAAACCGACACCTTCTATAGGTAAACCCCAGAAAACAGTTAATCTTCAAACAATGAAGGAGAGCACATTGGAAATCGAAGGCAGATATGATCCTTGCATTGTTCCCAGGGCGGTGCCAGTGGTCGAATCGGCAACAGCGATCGTGCTAGTTGACCACATGCTACGATCAAGACTCATTCCCCCTGTATTAAAAAAGTCGAGGTAA